Proteins encoded within one genomic window of Cytophagales bacterium:
- a CDS encoding helix-turn-helix transcriptional regulator gives MLRVFYSYFYTIIDYHTTYKPEFPLNQIIDTIWVAKADSFDFSARHHAPLFTELIFNYGDQFRVEGENTDSFGASKSGHFIISGLKTTPFRTTLSGKHLNVGFLLKPHYYGILQRKLGSKEMFALSKVIFHELVEPGTPNFKKAEPALISFFVFADIDPDLEKFERQISPQFMRSGALRDFNHSITVTQKSFIEKFKKFYVITPSEFLRLKQVNYATMLIQRHPNAALTQIGFESGFYDQSHFIRVFKKHHGCTPKQFQNSRFGRG, from the coding sequence ATGCTGAGGGTTTTTTATTCTTATTTTTATACAATTATCGATTATCATACCACATACAAACCTGAGTTCCCGCTAAACCAAATAATTGATACTATATGGGTAGCAAAAGCTGATTCTTTTGATTTCTCAGCAAGACATCATGCACCACTGTTTACCGAACTAATCTTTAATTATGGTGATCAATTTCGGGTAGAGGGTGAAAATACGGACAGCTTTGGGGCATCTAAATCGGGTCACTTCATAATCTCTGGCTTAAAAACCACTCCTTTTCGAACCACTCTATCGGGTAAGCATTTGAATGTAGGATTTCTGCTTAAACCTCATTATTATGGAATACTTCAAAGAAAATTGGGAAGTAAAGAAATGTTTGCTTTATCCAAGGTAATCTTTCATGAGTTAGTAGAGCCTGGAACTCCAAATTTCAAAAAAGCGGAACCTGCACTTATTAGTTTCTTTGTCTTTGCGGATATCGATCCTGATTTGGAAAAGTTTGAGCGTCAGATCTCACCGCAATTCATGCGGAGTGGAGCATTAAGAGATTTCAATCATTCAATTACTGTCACACAAAAGTCGTTCATTGAAAAATTTAAGAAATTCTATGTGATTACGCCTAGTGAATTCCTAAGGTTGAAGCAAGTAAACTATGCAACAATGTTGATTCAAAGACATCCAAATGCTGCCTTGACCCAAATTGGCTTTGAGTCTGGGTTCTATGATCAGTCTCATTTTATCCGAGTCTTCAAGAAACATCACGGATGCACACCCAAGCAATTTCAAAATAGCAGATTTGGTAGGGGGTAA
- a CDS encoding dihydrofolate reductase family protein — protein MKCSVFIATSLDGYIAKPDDSVDWLQRAGNQEADMAGNAGMGLLEYLATVDCMIIGRKLMEVLSSFELAPDQWPYGDIKIYALSNSIKEAPDNLKDRVEMYSGDINVLVSRLEDDGYKHAYIDGGNTIQGFINQELINEVTITIAPILLGEGKRLFGKTSKDINLKSAKVESYPNDFIQVNYTVDYL, from the coding sequence ATGAAATGTTCAGTTTTTATTGCGACCAGTTTAGATGGATACATTGCTAAACCGGATGATAGCGTAGATTGGTTACAGCGTGCTGGCAATCAAGAAGCAGACATGGCAGGCAATGCGGGAATGGGATTGTTGGAATATTTGGCAACCGTGGATTGTATGATTATCGGGAGAAAGTTAATGGAGGTTCTTTCAAGTTTTGAATTAGCTCCAGATCAGTGGCCATACGGTGACATTAAAATCTACGCGCTCAGCAATTCTATTAAAGAAGCACCTGATAACTTAAAGGATAGGGTAGAAATGTATTCTGGGGATATCAACGTGTTGGTTTCCAGACTTGAAGATGACGGCTATAAGCATGCTTATATTGATGGGGGTAATACAATTCAAGGATTCATAAATCAAGAATTAATCAACGAAGTAACTATTACTATTGCTCCAATTCTTTTAGGAGAAGGGAAACGTCTTTTTGGAAAAACGTCCAAGGACATAAACCTGAAATCAGCGAAAGTTGAATCTTATCCAAATGATTTTATTCAAGTGAATTACACTGTGGATTATCTCTAA
- a CDS encoding excinuclease ABC subunit UvrA → MSNIIIKGARQNNLRNIDLEVPRNKIVVFTGVSGSGKSSLVFETISAEAQRQLYDTFSTFARSRLPKFVQADYDLIQGLSPVVLLEQKRITGNARSTVGTISEISSFLRILFSRIGHPSIGPSNYFSFNSPEGMCPICGGVGTINEIDINKVFDWTKSLNEGAIKFPDFKVDSLGWKIVANSGFFDNDKPLNQYSEEEKKRLLYANGEKFKYGHGDTAFDANFNGIVTKIKKGFLNKDISSLSTRRRKIIEQFVTSNACNECHGSRLTQKALNVQIAGSNIHELSEYQLNDLHDFVLSIENEEAITVLDQITFRLKNLIDLGVGYLNLSRQTGTLSGGEAQRVKLSKQLGNSLTEMLYVLDEPSVGLHPRDVHLVNDLLMDLRDAGNTILVVEHDPDVIKIADHIIDMGPKAGRHGGEVVYQGSYEGIRNSNSLTGRMLKEGVPKKGNYRQANGYFSISDANDNNLKNISLAIPTNIFTCVTGVAGSGKSSLIHQAFLREHPESIVIDQSPIGKSNRSNPATYVGVFDDIRNSFGKVNNVHPSTFSFNAKGACSKCGGTGFIHIDMAFLDPVKTQCEQCEGKRYNEMALVYELNGRNIAEVLDMTINEAIRFFEEESILKKLVLLEKVGVGYLKLGQSLSTLSGGECQRVKLASELHKEGNVYILDEPTSGLHLSDISLIIKLFNELVDNGNTLIVIEHSLDIIHVADWIIDIGPEGGSLGGELVFEGTPNELMKHPTSYTGKYLKMYTS, encoded by the coding sequence ATGTCAAATATCATTATAAAAGGGGCCAGGCAAAACAATCTAAGAAACATAGATCTAGAGGTACCTAGAAATAAAATAGTTGTATTTACTGGTGTTTCTGGTTCTGGAAAATCTTCTTTGGTCTTTGAGACCATTTCTGCGGAAGCTCAACGACAGCTATATGATACCTTCAGCACATTTGCCAGAAGTCGATTACCGAAATTCGTTCAAGCTGACTATGATTTAATACAGGGACTTTCTCCTGTAGTTCTGCTGGAGCAAAAGAGAATCACCGGCAATGCGCGTTCAACAGTAGGAACAATCTCTGAAATTAGCAGCTTTCTTAGGATTTTGTTTTCACGTATTGGTCATCCATCAATTGGCCCATCAAATTACTTTTCATTTAACTCTCCCGAAGGCATGTGTCCAATATGCGGAGGAGTAGGCACAATAAATGAAATTGATATAAATAAGGTATTTGATTGGACAAAGTCACTGAATGAAGGTGCTATAAAATTTCCCGATTTTAAGGTTGATTCGTTAGGATGGAAAATAGTAGCCAACTCCGGATTTTTTGATAACGACAAACCTCTCAATCAATATTCCGAGGAAGAGAAGAAACGATTACTTTATGCTAATGGAGAAAAGTTCAAATATGGACATGGTGACACTGCTTTTGATGCAAATTTCAATGGAATTGTAACGAAGATTAAAAAGGGTTTCCTGAATAAAGATATTAGTAGTTTATCGACGAGAAGAAGAAAAATAATTGAGCAATTTGTCACTTCTAACGCCTGTAATGAATGTCACGGGAGCCGTCTGACTCAAAAAGCTTTAAATGTTCAAATAGCTGGAAGTAATATACATGAACTGTCGGAATATCAATTAAATGACCTCCATGATTTCGTTTTGAGCATTGAAAACGAAGAGGCAATTACTGTTTTAGATCAAATCACATTTAGATTAAAAAACTTGATTGATTTGGGCGTAGGTTATCTGAATTTGTCCAGGCAAACAGGAACGCTATCAGGAGGAGAAGCGCAAAGGGTTAAGCTGTCAAAGCAGTTAGGTAATAGTCTGACGGAAATGCTCTATGTGTTGGACGAGCCTAGTGTGGGATTGCATCCAAGAGATGTGCATTTAGTAAATGATCTATTAATGGATCTGCGTGATGCTGGTAATACCATTTTAGTTGTTGAGCATGATCCCGACGTGATCAAAATAGCGGATCATATCATAGATATGGGGCCAAAAGCAGGAAGACATGGAGGAGAAGTTGTATATCAAGGTTCTTATGAAGGAATTAGAAACAGCAATTCTCTGACGGGAAGAATGCTAAAGGAAGGCGTACCCAAGAAGGGCAATTATCGACAAGCAAATGGATATTTCTCAATTTCTGATGCGAATGACAACAACCTTAAAAACATATCTTTAGCAATACCTACGAACATATTTACGTGTGTTACTGGTGTGGCAGGTTCTGGAAAAAGTTCATTGATACATCAGGCTTTCTTAAGAGAACATCCTGAATCGATAGTGATTGATCAAAGCCCCATCGGAAAATCTAATCGTTCCAATCCAGCTACTTACGTTGGTGTCTTTGATGACATCCGCAATTCGTTTGGTAAAGTAAATAATGTACACCCGTCGACTTTTAGCTTCAATGCTAAGGGTGCTTGTTCAAAATGCGGCGGTACTGGATTTATTCACATTGATATGGCCTTCCTTGATCCAGTAAAGACACAATGTGAACAATGTGAAGGTAAGAGGTATAATGAAATGGCTCTAGTCTATGAGTTGAATGGGAGGAATATCGCTGAAGTATTAGATATGACGATCAATGAGGCAATCCGATTTTTTGAAGAGGAATCGATCCTAAAGAAACTCGTATTACTTGAGAAAGTAGGAGTGGGTTATTTGAAATTAGGACAATCCCTTTCAACGCTTTCAGGAGGAGAATGCCAACGTGTGAAATTGGCAAGTGAATTACATAAAGAAGGAAATGTTTACATATTGGATGAGCCTACATCAGGATTACATTTATCTGATATATCACTAATCATCAAACTATTCAATGAATTGGTTGATAATGGGAATACGCTTATTGTCATTGAGCATAGTCTTGATATTATTCATGTTGCCGATTGGATTATTGATATAGGGCCAGAAGGCGGATCATTAGGAGGTGAACTGGTTTTTGAAGGGACTCCAAATGAGTTGATGAAACATCCAACGAGCTATACAGGAAAGTATCTCAAAATGTATACAAGCTAA
- a CDS encoding T9SS type A sorting domain-containing protein, translating to MKYVFGLLLFSLANYQSLSQCPTSGNIASNCTTSGNLTITSNTLTAQSGVTVTVTGTLTIRGGSTLNATGATFNLGGLSETYGSLNTISGGTYQTASFQTGGGGNFTLSNAQIQLNSATNIAIAGSNVQISGTTFTNVANWTTNVNAISLSETNISASGNIQLEDVTVSNSTFNASGSFSTANGSNSLSNSNVNAGTSVSLRNTQFSDGSMDAGGTLSIQSGNVSISNSTVRSGFNNAGTNDAVALNMNGGGVLTLLNNTQMSVRGSVINNEWYIDNSDVVITGDFDNAGSEILEVRNGGTIQVQGDFDNSGSGNVSADDGGSVQVDGDYNNSGGGSTDVDGGTVIVGGSYAGDEPTGDTGTCSGGSGGCSGSNCSTLPIVLAEFNVKIENNQVIINWVTAQEISNDYFTITRSMDGIMFDEIARISGAGTTGTPQQYSYVDPFPLNQKAFYQLTQTDYDGTSESFEIVLIESTSTFESPKVFPNPIQQGNAFSVTNLAFGASWELRNLRGQLLLRGKSEPGQAISTGNLSKGTYLLKFPDSPQNPLKVLIQ from the coding sequence ATGAAATACGTTTTTGGGTTGCTGTTATTCAGCCTTGCGAATTATCAGAGTTTATCACAATGTCCAACATCAGGTAATATTGCTTCAAATTGCACCACTAGTGGCAATTTGACTATCACTTCAAACACGCTTACCGCTCAGTCTGGAGTGACTGTTACCGTCACGGGGACATTAACTATCAGAGGAGGTAGCACCTTAAACGCTACTGGAGCTACATTCAATCTCGGTGGCCTTAGCGAAACCTACGGCAGCTTAAACACCATTTCCGGTGGTACCTATCAAACGGCTTCTTTCCAGACAGGCGGAGGTGGAAACTTCACGCTTTCAAATGCACAAATACAATTGAATAGTGCCACAAACATTGCCATCGCAGGAAGCAACGTTCAAATCTCCGGTACAACTTTCACCAACGTAGCCAATTGGACAACTAACGTTAATGCCATTAGCCTCAGCGAAACGAACATCAGTGCGAGCGGCAATATTCAGTTGGAAGATGTAACGGTCAGTAATAGCACATTCAACGCATCTGGTTCATTCAGTACTGCCAACGGTTCAAATAGTCTGAGTAACAGTAATGTGAATGCTGGCACTTCAGTCTCTCTACGCAATACGCAATTTTCAGATGGGTCGATGGATGCTGGAGGAACGTTATCGATTCAATCAGGAAATGTTTCCATTTCAAATTCCACAGTTCGCTCTGGGTTTAATAATGCAGGTACAAATGACGCAGTAGCACTCAACATGAACGGCGGAGGTGTGCTCACATTATTGAATAATACACAAATGTCCGTTAGAGGTTCGGTGATCAATAATGAATGGTACATCGACAATTCTGATGTGGTCATTACCGGGGATTTCGACAATGCCGGCTCTGAAATCTTGGAAGTCCGAAACGGTGGAACCATACAGGTACAGGGTGATTTTGATAACTCCGGTAGTGGAAATGTATCTGCAGATGATGGTGGTTCGGTTCAGGTTGATGGAGATTACAACAATTCTGGTGGAGGTAGCACCGATGTAGACGGAGGAACAGTAATTGTTGGCGGAAGTTATGCTGGTGATGAGCCTACTGGAGATACAGGCACTTGTTCTGGTGGAAGTGGTGGCTGTAGCGGAAGTAATTGTAGTACACTTCCTATTGTACTAGCCGAATTCAATGTGAAGATCGAAAACAACCAAGTGATCATAAACTGGGTCACCGCCCAGGAAATTTCCAACGACTACTTCACTATCACACGATCAATGGACGGCATCATGTTTGACGAAATAGCACGTATCTCTGGTGCAGGAACTACAGGCACACCGCAGCAGTACTCCTATGTAGATCCCTTTCCACTGAATCAGAAGGCTTTTTATCAGTTAACACAAACAGATTACGATGGTACCAGTGAGTCATTTGAAATCGTCTTAATTGAATCAACCTCTACCTTTGAATCACCTAAAGTATTTCCTAATCCAATTCAACAGGGGAATGCTTTCTCAGTTACCAATTTGGCCTTTGGCGCAAGCTGGGAGTTGAGAAACTTACGCGGCCAATTGCTCCTTCGAGGAAAATCAGAACCTGGACAGGCCATTTCAACAGGGAACTTATCGAAGGGAACCTATCTATTGAAGTTTCCAGATAGCCCTCAAAATCCTTTAAAAGTGCTAATACAATAA
- a CDS encoding LytTR family DNA-binding domain-containing protein, whose product MNCIVIDDDPAYCELLSGIIGKIPNLTLVETYQDPISGLEGIRQEQPDLIFLDVEMPELNGFEMIETIPIEQRPMIILITSNKAYGPEAFEVEALDYLVKPLNIQKVLKAVGKARDKMTSSNAVSSIFIKVDSQLRNVPLSSINYIEAYGDFLKVHLADGMLLSSSSMKDVEKELPTNQFFRIHRSYIVRIDAIQNIEQNNLEIDDAALPIGQRRKKDLLELIKQI is encoded by the coding sequence ATGAATTGTATTGTGATCGACGATGATCCTGCTTATTGTGAGCTATTAAGTGGGATCATTGGCAAAATCCCCAACCTAACTTTAGTAGAAACCTATCAGGACCCTATTTCTGGGTTAGAAGGCATTAGACAGGAGCAGCCAGACTTAATCTTCTTAGACGTAGAAATGCCTGAACTCAATGGGTTCGAAATGATTGAGACTATTCCAATCGAACAGCGTCCCATGATTATTCTGATCACCTCTAACAAAGCTTACGGCCCGGAAGCATTCGAAGTAGAAGCGTTAGACTATCTGGTAAAACCACTCAACATCCAGAAAGTACTGAAAGCCGTGGGAAAGGCTAGAGATAAAATGACCAGTTCTAATGCCGTTTCAAGCATCTTCATCAAGGTAGATAGCCAACTCAGAAATGTACCATTGTCATCAATTAATTATATAGAGGCCTATGGTGATTTCTTAAAAGTTCACTTGGCAGATGGCATGCTTCTATCCTCATCTTCAATGAAAGACGTTGAAAAGGAATTGCCCACCAACCAGTTTTTTAGAATTCACCGATCATACATTGTAAGGATAGATGCCATTCAAAACATCGAACAGAATAATCTCGAAATTGATGATGCAGCCTTACCGATTGGTCAAAGAAGGAAAAAAGACCTATTGGAATTGATCAAACAAATTTGA
- a CDS encoding response regulator, giving the protein MMKIDRILLVDDNEASNFLARSILQDMDLAAHVDTAKNGEEATHKLEENTPDLLFLDMKMPVMDGFQFLERNNQLPDSIQVISLTTNLTPPELARLKDYGVRHFMEKPITRPKVEALIGKISG; this is encoded by the coding sequence ATGATGAAGATTGATAGAATTCTGCTCGTTGACGACAATGAAGCTTCGAATTTCCTTGCACGAAGTATTCTGCAAGACATGGACCTGGCTGCACATGTTGATACAGCAAAAAATGGCGAAGAGGCAACTCATAAACTTGAGGAAAATACACCTGATCTATTGTTTTTAGATATGAAAATGCCTGTGATGGATGGTTTTCAATTCCTTGAAAGGAACAACCAACTACCTGATAGCATTCAAGTCATCTCATTGACCACTAACCTGACACCTCCGGAATTAGCTAGGCTAAAAGATTATGGCGTGCGACACTTCATGGAAAAGCCCATTACCAGACCAAAGGTAGAAGCACTTATAGGCAAGATTTCAGGATAA
- a CDS encoding ATP-binding protein, whose amino-acid sequence MSHIYMKALLTFAIIFTSLTTQAFSENVIEDIPTEDITVCQVPIAVNQASISQQALEFFSTLGSTSEWPPRWYCGEWSTFHGWFYIISDFLIWLAYFAIPLTLFYFIRKSNQRLPFQGVFSLFILFIAACGITHLIEVVIFWVPIYKISTIAKFGTALVSVGTVFALVRVTPSALQLKSPAQLEAEIQRRKEAEQELLKLNAELERKNASLEATQKVAGIGHWDFDLETQKLFWSDEIFRIHELETSNPPGVSDALNFYHDDYKNQITEAFQKAIEQGITYDLELKMVTAKGREIWVRAIGEPVADENGKIYKVQGLFQDVDLRRKREIEIESLNHELEKRVMARTSELESANEELEQLTTIATHDLKSPLANIEGYLLYTKDHISEDNPKVNESIEWMSKSITEAKSKISNLVRVSKFRNESIKEKEVILVDQVLSKLIETAIPGIDKNHIQINLEDAPNIWFPRSDFESVFQNLLTNAVKYQSDKRPLEISIKAKIEKEWTIITFSDNGLGIDLELQKDKLFKMFQRFHDHREGDGLGLYLVKKILLRNGADIELESQIDQGTTFHLKFPNDED is encoded by the coding sequence ATGTCCCACATTTACATGAAGGCACTGCTCACTTTCGCGATCATATTCACCAGTTTGACCACTCAGGCATTCTCAGAGAATGTAATCGAGGATATTCCAACGGAAGATATCACGGTTTGTCAGGTGCCGATCGCGGTAAACCAGGCTTCTATTTCTCAACAGGCACTTGAATTTTTCTCAACATTAGGGTCCACCAGTGAATGGCCGCCTAGATGGTATTGTGGAGAGTGGTCCACCTTTCACGGCTGGTTCTACATCATCAGTGATTTCCTCATTTGGTTGGCTTACTTCGCCATACCCCTCACCCTGTTCTATTTCATTCGCAAAAGCAATCAAAGACTTCCCTTTCAAGGAGTTTTCTCATTGTTTATCCTATTCATCGCAGCCTGTGGTATCACCCATTTGATAGAAGTAGTGATATTCTGGGTACCTATCTACAAGATCAGTACGATAGCCAAATTTGGAACAGCGCTAGTATCTGTGGGTACGGTTTTCGCACTAGTCCGAGTCACTCCAAGTGCACTGCAACTCAAAAGTCCCGCCCAACTAGAAGCAGAAATCCAAAGACGAAAAGAAGCGGAACAGGAACTTTTGAAACTCAACGCCGAACTAGAACGCAAGAATGCCAGCTTGGAAGCCACCCAAAAAGTTGCTGGTATTGGTCATTGGGATTTTGATCTTGAAACACAAAAACTGTTTTGGTCTGACGAAATCTTTAGAATTCACGAACTCGAAACATCAAATCCACCAGGTGTTTCGGACGCACTTAATTTCTATCATGATGATTACAAAAATCAAATAACTGAAGCTTTTCAAAAAGCCATTGAACAGGGAATTACTTACGACCTGGAATTGAAGATGGTCACCGCCAAAGGGCGTGAAATTTGGGTGAGAGCAATCGGAGAACCTGTAGCTGATGAAAACGGAAAGATCTATAAAGTTCAGGGGCTTTTTCAGGATGTTGACCTTCGTAGAAAACGTGAAATCGAAATTGAGTCGCTTAACCATGAACTGGAAAAGCGAGTAATGGCCAGAACCAGTGAACTGGAATCCGCAAATGAAGAATTAGAACAACTCACTACCATTGCAACACACGATTTGAAATCTCCACTCGCCAACATTGAAGGCTATCTGCTTTATACGAAAGATCATATCTCCGAAGACAATCCAAAAGTCAATGAATCTATTGAGTGGATGAGTAAATCTATAACAGAGGCAAAAAGTAAAATCAGTAACCTGGTCCGAGTCAGTAAATTCAGAAATGAATCCATCAAGGAGAAGGAAGTAATTCTCGTGGATCAAGTCCTTTCAAAACTCATAGAAACTGCCATACCAGGAATAGACAAGAATCATATCCAAATCAATCTGGAAGATGCCCCCAACATTTGGTTTCCACGATCAGATTTTGAGAGTGTATTTCAGAACCTCTTAACCAACGCGGTAAAATATCAGTCCGATAAAAGGCCGCTTGAGATCAGTATCAAAGCCAAAATCGAAAAGGAATGGACTATCATCACTTTTTCAGATAATGGACTGGGCATAGATCTTGAATTACAAAAAGATAAACTCTTCAAAATGTTTCAACGATTCCATGACCATCGGGAAGGAGATGGATTAGGCCTTTACCTGGTTAAGAAGATATTGCTTCGGAATGGTGCAGACATTGAACTAGAAAGCCAAATTGACCAGGGAACCACCTTCCACCTTAAATTTCCAAATGATGAAGATTGA
- a CDS encoding DUF3124 domain-containing protein, translating into MKFPILLIMTVILFGCLDKDPNRDTYSEQVLEENEITQDLKPSDYVRTDSVYVPIYSNIYSRSKEMSFLLTATLSIRNTSFSDTLYINSIDYYNTEGDLVNRYLEQPIFLKPMASIDYVVDEEDDSGGSGANFIVVWGSQSSTTQPIIQAVMISTNGQQGVAFTTEGKSLSD; encoded by the coding sequence AATTCCCTATCCTTTTGATCATGACTGTCATCCTCTTCGGATGCCTGGACAAAGATCCTAATCGAGACACCTATAGCGAACAAGTCCTTGAGGAAAACGAGATAACACAGGACCTTAAGCCCAGTGATTATGTGAGAACCGATTCCGTGTACGTTCCCATTTACTCTAATATTTACAGCCGTTCAAAAGAAATGAGCTTCTTGTTGACCGCCACCTTGAGCATCCGAAACACAAGCTTCAGCGATACGCTTTACATCAACTCCATTGACTACTACAATACCGAAGGTGACCTGGTAAACAGATATCTGGAGCAGCCTATCTTTCTCAAACCCATGGCCTCCATTGACTATGTAGTGGATGAGGAAGATGATTCCGGTGGAAGTGGTGCTAATTTTATCGTAGTTTGGGGTAGCCAGTCATCAACCACGCAACCCATTATCCAGGCCGTAATGATCTCTACCAATGGCCAGCAAGGCGTGGCATTTACTACGGAAGGGAAGTCTTTATCAGATTAA